From the Thermus brockianus genome, the window CTGCCCCTCGCCTTCCTCACCACCCGCACGAACCTCAAGGGCAAGCGGCTCCTTTCCCTCCTCCTCACCCTGCCCCTCGCCATCCCCGGGTACGTGGGGGCTTATGTCCTCCTGGCCGCCACCGGGCCCGGGGGCATCCTACCCTTGCCCCGCCTCGAGGGGTACGTGGGGGCCCTTTTCGTCCTTTCCTTCATCACCTACCCCTACCTCTTCCTCTCCTTGCGCGCCGCCTTTTTGGGCCTGGACCCCGCCTTGGAGGAGGCGGCGAGGACCCTGGGGATGGGCCCTTGGCGGGCCTTCTTCCGGGCCGCTTTCCCCCAGCTTCTGCCCGCCTTGCTCTCGGGCTACCTGGTGGTGGGCCTCCACGTCCTGGGAGACTTCGGCACGGTGAGCCTCCTGCGCTACGAAACCTTCTCCTACGCCATCTACCTGCAGTACAGCGCCGCCTTTGACCGGGTGTACGCCGCCTGGCTGGCCCTGCTGCTCCTCCTTCTCACCGGGGGGCTTTTGTGGCTGGAGGGCCTTCTCCTCCGCCGCCTCACCCTGGCCCGCACCGGAAAGGGAGCAAGCCGGCACCATAAGCCCCTTCGCCTGGGACCCTTCGCCCCCTTGGGCTACGCCCTAGCCCTCCTCCCCCCTCTTGTCGCCTTGGCCCTTCCCCTCTATGCCCTCTTCCACCTGGCCCGCCGCTTTCCCCAGGAGGGGCTTAGCGGGCTCTGGGAGGCTTTAGGGCATTCCGCCTTGGCCGCGGCCCCCGCCGCCTTCTTGGCCGTGGGGATGGCCCTGCCCTTGGCCTACCTGGCGGTGCGCCTTCCCTCCCCCGCCTCCCGCTTCCTGGAGCGCCTGGCCTACCTGGGGTACGCCATCCCCCCCTTGGCCTTCGCCCTGGCCTGGATCTTCTTCAGCCTCCGGAGCCTTCCCTTCCTCTACGGCACCCTGCCCCTTTTGGTCCTGGTCCTCGCCTTCCACTTCCTGGCGGAGAGCCTGGGCCCGGTGCGGGGAGCGCTTTTCCAGGTGCCAAGGCGCCTGGAGGAAGCGGCGAGGACCCTGGGGGAAACCCCCACGGGGGCCTTCTTCCGCGTCACCTTCCCCCTCCTTTGGCGGGGGGCGGTGGCGGGGGGAGCCTTGGCCTTCATCGGGGCGGTGAAGGAACTCCCCATCACCCTCCTCCTGGCCCCCATGGGCTACGCCACCTTGGCCACCCGGGTTTTCAGCTACACTCAAGAGGCCATGTTCGCTGAGGCCGCCCCCTTCGCCCTCCTCATCGCCCTTCTTTCGGCGGCCTTTGTGGGGGTGCTGCTTTGGACCGAGCGCCGCTTTTAGCCCTAAAGGGCATCCGCAAACGCTTCGGGGAGCACGAGGTGCTGAAGGGGATAGACCTCGCCGTCTACCCCGGGGAGATCTTGGCCTTGCTTGGGCCTTCGGGTTGCGGCAAGACCACCCTCCTTAGGGTCATCGCCGGCCTGGAAAGCCCCGACGGGGGAAGGGTGGTTCTGGAGGGCCAAGACATCACCCACCTTCCCCCAGAAAGGCGGGGCATCGGCTTCGTCTTCCAGGACTACGCCCTCTTTCCCCACCTCACCGCCTTGGGCAACGTGGCCTTCGGGCTCAAGGGGAAAGACCGCCTGCTCCGGGCGCAGAAGGCCCTGGAACGGGTGGGCATGACCCTCTTCCAGCACCGCAAGCCCCAGGAGCTTTCCGGCGGGCAACAGCAGCGGGTGGCCTTGGCCCGGGCCCTGGCCCCCGGCCCCAAGCTGGTCCTCCTGGACGAGCCCTTCTCCAGCCTGGACGCAAGCCTCCGGGCCGCCACCCGGGAAGAGGTGCGCAAGGTGCTCAAAGAGACGGGCACCACCGCCCTCCTGGTCACCCACGACCAAGAGGAGGCCCTTTCCTTCGCCGACCGCCTGGGGGTGATGCGGGACGGAAAGCTCTTGCAGGTGGACACCCCCGAGGCGGTCTACCTTAGGCCCAAGACCCCCTTTGTGGCCCAGTTCCTGGGGCGCACCAACCTCCTTTCCGGGGAGGGGAAGGGGCGCTACGCCGAAACCTGCCTTGGCCCCGTGGCCTTGGCCGAGCCCGCCCACGGACCCCTTCTCCTTTCCCTGCGCCCCGAGGCCTTGCGGCTCGCCCCCCCGGAGGCGGGCGGGGCCTTAGGTCGGGTGGTGGCCCGGGAGTTCAAGGGGCACGACCTCACCTACCGGGTGCGCCTCCTGGCCCCGGAGCGGGAGGTCCTGGTGCAAGAGGGGCCGGAAAGCCCCTTCCGGGTGGGGGATGTGGTGGCGGTACAGGTGGTGGGGGAAGGGGTGGCCTTGGAAGGCCAAAGCCCCAAGGCCCCCGTGGGCACCGACTAAGCTTAGGGCGTGCGCCGCATCCTCCTCCTCGCCGAATACGACGGCACCCACTTCGCCGGGCTCCAGCGGCAACGGGAGGGCTTGCGCACGGTGCAGGGGGAGCTGGAGAAGGTCCTTCCCGCCATCGGGGCCCTCCCCAAGGCGGTGGCCGCAGGCCGCACGGACGCTGGGGTCCACGCCTTGGCCATGCCCTTCCACGCCGACCTCCTCGGCTCCATCCCCGTGGAACGGGTCCCCGAGGCCCTAAACCGCCTCCTCCCGGAGGACCTCAAGGTCCTCGCCGCCAGGGAAGTGGCCCAGGACTTCCACGCCCGCAAGGACGCCCTTTGGCGCGCCTACCGCTACCGGGTCCTCGTAAGGCCCCACCCCTCCCCCCTCCTGCGCCACCGGGTCCTATGGCTTCGGCGCCCCTTGGACCTGAAGGCCCTGGAGGAAGCCCTGCCCCTCCTCCTAGGGCGGCACAACTTCCTGGGCTTCGCCAAGGAGGAGGTGCGGGAGGGGGTTAGGGAGCTCTTGGAAGCCCGGCTCTTTGTGGTGGAGGGGGAGGGGGGCCTCGAGGTCCACTTCTATTTCAGGGGCACCAGCTTCCTCAGGGGCCAGGTGCGGGGGATGGTGGGCACCCTCCTGGAGGTGGGCCTGGGGAAGCGCCCCCCGGAAAGCCTAAAGGCCATCCTGGAAACCCAAGACCGCCGCCTCGCCGGCCCCTCGGCTCCTCCCCAAGGGCTTTACTTCGTGGAGGCAGCCTACCCGGAAGAGCGCCTGATGCCAAGGTAAAAGGGACCGGCTTAGCCGGTCCCTAAGCCCTAAGGCTCCTAAAGCCGGCTCCTCGGGTCCAAGGCGTCCCGCAGGCCGTCCCCCAGGTAGTTAAAGGCCAAGACGGTGATGAAGATCATGAAGCCCGGGGGCAGGGCCAACCACGGGGCGGTGAAGATGTACTCCTGGGCGTTGGTCAGCATGTTGCCCCAGGTGGCCACCGGGGGCTGGATGCCAAAGCCCAGGAAGGAAAGCGCCGCCTCCGTAAGGATCGCCCCACCCACTTGCAGGGTAGCCTGGACGATGAGGGGGGCCAAGGTGTTGGGCACCAGGTGGCGGAACATGATGCGGGCGTCCGTGGCCCCCAGGGCCTGGGCGGCGGTGGCGTAGTCCTGCTCCCGCAAGGAGAGGATGTTCCCCCGCACCAGCCTCGCCGTGCCCAGCCAACCGAAAAGCACCAAGATGGCGATGATGATGAAAACGCTCGCCGCATCCCCAAACACCCCTTGCGCCCACTGCCCCACCTTGACCCCAGGGTCCCGGAGGAGGGCGGAAAGCACCAGGAGGAGGGGCAGGGTGGGGATGGTGAGCATGAAGTCAATGAGCCGGCTGATGAGGATGTCCAGGTCCAGGCGGATCTCGCCTTTGAGGCCGTACCAGGCGGCCCAGAGCCCCAGGGCCAGGGCCAGGCCAAAGCCCAGGTAGCTCCCCAGGCTCCCCGCCTGGATCCCGTCTTTAGCCAGGGCCCAGGCGATGGAAAGGGCCAGGTAGAGCACCCCGTAGTAGAGGACCCAGGAGAAGACCCGCCAAAGGGCAAAGCTCCAGGGGTAAAACCCCTCCCGCTCCCGGCGCAGGGGACCCAGGTAGAAGCGCAGGGGACGCCCGGAGAAGTACCCCGCCAGCGTCCCCATGATGGTCCCCAGGATCACGCTGGAGAAGGCCACGGCAAAGCCCACCAGCAAGGAGATGCGGGAGCCATAGATGATGCGGGAAAGCACATCCCGCCCCAGGTCGTCCGTGCCCAGGGGGTGCTCCCGGGAAGGGGGGTTGAAGTAGTACTGGCCCACGTCCTCCCCCGTGGGCTGGGCCGTGGGGTCGTAGGGCGCAAGCCAGGGGGCAAAAATGGCCATAAGGATGAGGAGGAGGATGACCACCAGCCCCGCCATGGCCATCTTGTGCCGCCGCAAGCGGCGCCAAAAGAGGCTAAAGAAGGTCCTGGGCTTAGCGGATGCGGTTGCGGTCGCCATGGTTCACCTCTAGCTGTAGCGAATGCGGGGGTCCACCACCGCGTAGGCAAGGTCCGCCAACAGGTTGAAAAGGGCGGTCATCAAGGCCAAGAAGGCCAAGGCGGCCATGGCCACGTTGTAGTCCTTCTCCACCAAGGCGTCAAAGATGGCCCGTCCCATGCCCGGGTAGCTGAAGATGGTCTCGGTGATGGTGGCCCCGCCCAAAACCCCCGGGATGGCCAAGCCCACCAGGGTGACGATGGGGATGAGGGCGTTCCTTAGGGCATGTTTGTAGAGCACCACCCGCTCGGAAAGCCCCTTGGCCCGGGCGGTGCGGATATAGTCCTGGGAGAGAACCTCCAGAAGGGAAGCCCGCATGAACCGGGTCCACTCCGCCATCTGCAAGGAGGAAAGGGCGATGACCGGCAGGATGAGGTGCCAGGCCCATTGCCCCAGGAAGTACCAAAAGCTTATCGCCCCCGAGCGCACGTCCTCCCAAAGCACCCCAGGAACCCCTCCCGTGGGGAAGCGGGGGAAGCCCGGGATGTGGTCGGGTAACCAGATGGCGAAGAGGTAGAGGAGCAGGATACCCAGGAAGAAGACCGGCATGGAGAAGCCCACGAAGGAGAGGAAGGTGATGGCATAGTCTGCCAGGGAGTACTGGCGCACCGCGGAGAAAATCCCCACGGGGATGGCCACCAGAAGGGCCAGGGTCAGGGCCAGCCCCGAGAGGAGGAGGGTCTTGGGCAGGCGCTGCACGAAGATGTACTCCGCCGCGGAAATCCCGT encodes:
- the truA gene encoding tRNA pseudouridine(38-40) synthase TruA translates to MRRILLLAEYDGTHFAGLQRQREGLRTVQGELEKVLPAIGALPKAVAAGRTDAGVHALAMPFHADLLGSIPVERVPEALNRLLPEDLKVLAAREVAQDFHARKDALWRAYRYRVLVRPHPSPLLRHRVLWLRRPLDLKALEEALPLLLGRHNFLGFAKEEVREGVRELLEARLFVVEGEGGLEVHFYFRGTSFLRGQVRGMVGTLLEVGLGKRPPESLKAILETQDRRLAGPSAPPQGLYFVEAAYPEERLMPR
- a CDS encoding ABC transporter ATP-binding protein, giving the protein MDRAPLLALKGIRKRFGEHEVLKGIDLAVYPGEILALLGPSGCGKTTLLRVIAGLESPDGGRVVLEGQDITHLPPERRGIGFVFQDYALFPHLTALGNVAFGLKGKDRLLRAQKALERVGMTLFQHRKPQELSGGQQQRVALARALAPGPKLVLLDEPFSSLDASLRAATREEVRKVLKETGTTALLVTHDQEEALSFADRLGVMRDGKLLQVDTPEAVYLRPKTPFVAQFLGRTNLLSGEGKGRYAETCLGPVALAEPAHGPLLLSLRPEALRLAPPEAGGALGRVVAREFKGHDLTYRVRLLAPEREVLVQEGPESPFRVGDVVAVQVVGEGVALEGQSPKAPVGTD
- a CDS encoding ABC transporter permease, producing the protein MATATASAKPRTFFSLFWRRLRRHKMAMAGLVVILLLILMAIFAPWLAPYDPTAQPTGEDVGQYYFNPPSREHPLGTDDLGRDVLSRIIYGSRISLLVGFAVAFSSVILGTIMGTLAGYFSGRPLRFYLGPLRREREGFYPWSFALWRVFSWVLYYGVLYLALSIAWALAKDGIQAGSLGSYLGFGLALALGLWAAWYGLKGEIRLDLDILISRLIDFMLTIPTLPLLLVLSALLRDPGVKVGQWAQGVFGDAASVFIIIAILVLFGWLGTARLVRGNILSLREQDYATAAQALGATDARIMFRHLVPNTLAPLIVQATLQVGGAILTEAALSFLGFGIQPPVATWGNMLTNAQEYIFTAPWLALPPGFMIFITVLAFNYLGDGLRDALDPRSRL
- a CDS encoding ABC transporter permease — protein: MFAYTVRRLLQMVPLLLAASVVIYALLALQPGDPLDELRRQNPRITAEQFEALKRAYGLDQPIHIRYFKWLSRAVQGDLGYSRTYGISAAEYIFVQRLPKTLLLSGLALTLALLVAIPVGIFSAVRQYSLADYAITFLSFVGFSMPVFFLGILLLYLFAIWLPDHIPGFPRFPTGGVPGVLWEDVRSGAISFWYFLGQWAWHLILPVIALSSLQMAEWTRFMRASLLEVLSQDYIRTARAKGLSERVVLYKHALRNALIPIVTLVGLAIPGVLGGATITETIFSYPGMGRAIFDALVEKDYNVAMAALAFLALMTALFNLLADLAYAVVDPRIRYS
- a CDS encoding ABC transporter permease, encoding MVRPRGLHHLPGLLPFLVPALLTGGGVALPLVYLVLRALEAEPGALREILLRPKNLELLLNTLALLLGVLALTTLLALPLAFLTTRTNLKGKRLLSLLLTLPLAIPGYVGAYVLLAATGPGGILPLPRLEGYVGALFVLSFITYPYLFLSLRAAFLGLDPALEEAARTLGMGPWRAFFRAAFPQLLPALLSGYLVVGLHVLGDFGTVSLLRYETFSYAIYLQYSAAFDRVYAAWLALLLLLLTGGLLWLEGLLLRRLTLARTGKGASRHHKPLRLGPFAPLGYALALLPPLVALALPLYALFHLARRFPQEGLSGLWEALGHSALAAAPAAFLAVGMALPLAYLAVRLPSPASRFLERLAYLGYAIPPLAFALAWIFFSLRSLPFLYGTLPLLVLVLAFHFLAESLGPVRGALFQVPRRLEEAARTLGETPTGAFFRVTFPLLWRGAVAGGALAFIGAVKELPITLLLAPMGYATLATRVFSYTQEAMFAEAAPFALLIALLSAAFVGVLLWTERRF